Within the Salvia hispanica cultivar TCC Black 2014 chromosome 4, UniMelb_Shisp_WGS_1.0, whole genome shotgun sequence genome, the region TCTTGGCACGCTCTGATCCAGCAAGATCCACCAAATGCAACTTGGCACATAGATATTCTTCTGTCATACAATCACTCAGATTGCTGGCACTAGAATCGCCCGGATGAAGCCTGCGCATCTGCTCCATTGTAATGGTGAAGATGGCATGAGAGCGGCTGTGTACGTGTGTGTGAAAGAAAGAAAGGGCAAAAAAATCATTACTCTCAGAAGCAGCTTAAAGACAGTCTTGGTTAACAAATCCAGCATTAgttttccaaatatttattgattgctAACTAGGATCTGCTAAGGATTTTTGAACATGTCTGAGAATTCCCACTTATGAGATGAAGTTTAGGTTTACTAAAGTAAATTTAAAGACATGTCATGATAGAGCCGCTTAAATTTTCATGACTTTGCATACATGGACAAATCATCTGATTCAGCAACTGAGTATGATTTTCATCTAGAATTTCCACTGTAGCAACTCAAGAAAGTCTTACTGCTTACTTATTATGAGGTTACAGAATAAGAATAGGAAAAGGCTGATGTGTAAGCGTTACatgagaaaacaaaataagtgTATACCTCGATTGGTTATTCATGTTTGTACTCCCGGTTGCCCTGCTTAGTGATCCTTGCTCCAGACAATCAGCCATTTCTTTGAGAGTTTTCACACTGCATTCGGTTGATCCTGCTAGTGTAATCACACCATTTGATGTTTCACGAATTTGAATTGGCGGTTTCCCAGTGGTAGTTATTTTTGCAGCATTTCCATTTGCTGTCTCTTGCTTGCTGGAAGAACTAGGGTCTAAGAGATCTCTTACTTCCTCCTTGTGAATCTTGCATTAAATAATGATGGTGTCCATCAGAAATCTTGTATTTCTAATGTTGTGTTTATCCAAGTGCCATACATAGATGGGGTGTCCATATACACCAGGAACAACATAAGACATCTAGACAAGTCCgcacaaacacaaaaaactCACTTACAAGAAAACATTGCCATCATTGGTTTTTAGACAAAGTAATAGTATCATTCCCGAAACTTCAAGAATATGAACATCAGAACATATATGACGGAGACAGTATAAGTAGAAATCCTGAAATCAGAAATCCTAACACAAAAGGTTCAGACAGAGAGGCAAGAAAAAATCGTACACTGGTCTAAATGAAAAAATCCTAACACAAAAGGTTCAGACATAtgttaaaaagaaatgatgtGAAACTGAGCCCATGCACGTAAACTGACCTGACCGTACCAGATTAGCTATAGTACGATCTGGAAAGGATTATTGGACAAACCTCAATGAAGGAAACATGCAGTTGAACTTCAGTATCACCCTTCTGGCTTTCAATCTTGTGGAATAATGCATTCATAACTTTGGGAATTAATCCTGTTTGACATCCGTCTTTGAGACTAGTACCCATGGTATATGTTTTCCCAGACCCCGTCTGCAACGTATAGCATTTCAGGAAACTAGAGATTACAGACTAATAGTAGCGACAGAGCATCGTAAAGTTGATTCTCATTCATACAAAAGTTGCACCAGATCGTGACGCACCTGTCCATAGGCAAGAACAGTAGCATTATAACCTTGAAATAGACCATCAACCAAAGGAGCTACACATTCTTCGTACATTGCCGCTGAAGGAGAGCCAGTACTtccataaacatgatcaaatgtAAATGAATGGGAGCCAATTTGGACCTACAGCAATCACAAAACCATGATTTTTTTCACCAGACAGATATATAGTAGCATGTAATTGTGTTCTTGTATATAGTCAGCAAAGTGAATAAGcaacaaatataaaactaCGAAAAAGGCACCCAATGTActaaaaaaaggggaaatcaGAGACAGATACATCACTACCAAGACGGAGAATTGAATATAGCTCAAAAGTACCAAAAATACTTTTCTCTTGATTTTACAAATCTTTCTATGGAGGCCACCTCTAAGAAGCTATTGCTTGctctttcttcttattttcttatatcaCAAAAAACTAGAAACACTTAGTACTATGGTGAATATGAAAAACCAATCCCACCCCACATACATGCATCTAGTTTCTTTCCCACATAAGCATTGTAAAATTTTTCCTGAACAAAATGATCGTAGTTTTCGCTTCCTGAAcaataaacaaagaaaaacgAATGAATAggacacaaaaaaaatcttgtttcTTTAGTAACATGATTAGACATACATTAATCTCAGACTAAAAGAAAACTTTTTTGTAGATAAATTCACATTCTTGAAGCTTAAGTGAAGGCTGAAGCATCATATACTCTGAAATTTCAGAGCAGAAATAAAAGCAAGATCGCAAGAATAAGCAAAAGGCTTACTGTGTCAGTATAAACTAGATGTGGAGAGAACATAAAGGAACTCTAAACCACATACTCACCCAAAACCGAAATCTTATGCAACTTAGAACAAAATTGGGTGCCAAAAATCCAATTTTTACAGGTGCagctttttataaaaattgtgcattccaagaaacaaaattattttcaggAGCCAATGGTGACAAAACTCTAATCAAACTCTAGACTGCTGAAACTAAAGAGCAACATGAATATCCCACCAAACACTTCCAAAATCGAGAAAAAGCTGAAAATCAGCGTTTCAACAAATCATCAGCTCCAGCATCATAAAGCTAGCATCAAAAtcgcattttattttgtgttggaaaaatccccaaatttgaTCGGGAGTGATAGTAGTACCTGCGGCTTCCCGGGTAGTACGGAGACGCAATCGTTACAACCCTGTAGCTTCTCGAGTCCGATAAGAGGCCTGACGTGGACTGCGACTTTGACACAGCAATCTTCGGCAGCTGCCATCGACGAAGCCAAAAAATGGTGTATGAATTCAGTTATGAGAATCGCGGGACACAGAGAGTGTTTCTCGCAGCAGAAAATGACACAGCATCTATTCTATACACTAGAGAGAGACAAGTGTTGATGTTGATGACTGTTTACTGTTTCGCGCTTTTGTATTTGCGcgtgtaattattttttattttgagtaattattttcaatcaatTAAAGTCGACattataaacaatttaatttgtttgaaaaatcGTGAAAAATGCCGATCAAATTAAAGTTCATCAATTGTTACATAAGATACGATTTCatctaaatcaaaatatgtgTGATAATTACAAACAATAGAAAGTATTTTTGGTGATGTCGTAGCTCTGGATCACAATTTCGATGGTGTAATTGTTTTTTCtaatatactccttccatcccacaaagattgttccatttttccatttcggtccgttccataaagtttgtctcatttcactttttaccatttttggtagtggacctcatattccactaactcattcctactcacattttattataaaactactccctccgtccacgaaaatttgtcccatttttccatttccgtccgtccccaaaatttgtcccatttcacttttaccatttttggtaatggacctcatattccactaactcattcctactcacattttattataaaaccaatactttaaaagtaggacccacaatccactaactttttcaactcactttccattacacttcttaaaatccgtgtccggtcaaaccGAGACGAATTTtcatggatggagggagtaatatataaaagttggactcatcccactaactttttcaacccacttttcattacattttttaaaactcgtgttcggtcaaagtgagacaataTTTGTGGGattgagggagtataatttgaagggatattggcatctaatatcacgaaactttcaaaaagttggatttttcccacgaactttaaaattggcaaataatatcacgaactttaccctcttgtttgttttttcccacgaatgaaaaaattcttcaaataaatggattttatttcttaatttctcaacaacaattttgagagcttcaagtttttcaatctttaaaaatagtttttcaatctttgaaaatagtttttcttgaagcacaccctccaaaattggtcttcaatctattaaaataacatgaatttttcattcgtggaaaaaaacaaacaaggggtaaagttcgtgatattatttgtcaattttaaagttagtaggattgaaagtttcatgatattagagcCCAATATCCCTATTTGAAAAGAGAAGTCAACGTTTTTGTTATAATCATCATTTGAGTATTGAGAATTAGTTAGAATAATGACTTGGCTtacaaaaattgttttaaataacTTACCttataatatactagtactctTAAATTAAAACggacaaaaatattaaacggTTAGTAGTGACGACCCCGCTAGCTAGAAGACCAGTGTCCACTTTAATACTAGTATGTTATAAATGCGTCATTTATACTACCTAATTAATGCACCTACTCTTatcttaaataattatattgaatcgaATTTGGTCAAAACTTTATGTTGCAATAAcgattttgaagaaaaattgcatctacaattaaagaaattaattattcacttctttgttgaaatttgaaaattcaaaacccTGCATAATTATGGTTGTGAACTTATGATTTTTAGGAAGGAAATTTATGGTTTTGAATGTgccaattttgaattataacTCTCCCAACATGTTTATGGTTATGACAGCCCATCTAAAACTATAGTAAATTATTAGAGTatgatataaattataaatacctATATTCGATTTTcgtattttaaattgtaatgtaataataaaaaaggttGTGTATATGTCAAGTTGGCTACTAATAGAGGTCGGATTTCGGGTTTGATTTTGTCCAATTTGAATTGactaaaatatagaaattgcatagataaaaattagaaaatccAATATCAAAAAAccagaaatttgaaaatcttataccaaaatccaaaaatctaACCAAATACCATTAGAATTGTtcaacataaatattttatactccatgaattagtatataaaatattctgCTTTGAACatctgaaaattttgaaaaaaatcagatttcaTCCGAATCGAAAATCcgaattgaattttaaattcagATTTAGTTTATATCGGATTTACGATATTTTGCTCGCccttagtaaaataataataaaatacaaaaactgATACTGCTAAAATACAAAAACGTGACATACATACATACTTTGATAATATAACACTGAGATACAAACTCATGTCATTGGAACGAGATTTATattgtattataaaatcataCATTGAATCATTGCCAATAAAATATGGTACTCATGTTGTATCAAAAGcgataaaatttaaattagttgtaacatattttttgaaataaaatcagGACGAGGGTAGGTGCATGAATGCATATTATTACTGCCACAGTAATAGGTCACAAACCTAAGTTAATACTATGATTATAAGTTGTTTAGACTAATTAGTAAGATGGAATATTTACTTTAAGTAAACTTTTTGGGTTGAGAGAATgtattaatgaataattatgaACAGATGCAACGTATATATAATATCCTCAATGGTATaccaatcaaattaattacatttgaATGAAAAACACACACTAGGAAATAACGCAGCTGACTAAAAGCTAGGTaaagaaatttatttgaatttcagTTAGGAAACAACTTGTAGATTTTCTTCGATTGCAagtaaaaatttgaagattttatgtTATAGTAATATGTTTAACAAATCTTCtcgaatattaattaattcagcTGTAATGAAAGTTAGGTgataaatccaaattaaaatccatcaAGATTATAGAAGTTTTAAATCATCATCGACTAATACCTAACTTCGGACTGAAAATGAGAGATGATGActtaataaagtagataatGGTCACTAGTACTcgaattatttcaaatatatatttacatgtCATGTACTCATAATTTTCTGTTTATACACACATAATCTCATTTTCCTCTCTTCAAACATATTACAAAATGCAttgattaatgaaaaatagaagTTAACCaacgaaattaaaattaagaaaatattaattaattttcgaTGAATTTCTTGGACGGTGCTTTGTTGTcagtgaattaaaaattttatagtatgtaaatataaatattgctTAATTTTGGAAGGTTGGAGGGAAGTCAATTTTGACAACAGTAGTTTGAGATGTCGGcacacaaacaaataaatttattgatgaagatattataataagtagtttaatgttttatttattaatatgagCAACCTGATACATGCATTATGGTGTACTGTTAGTTAATTGCGTACAACCTAAGACTAAATTGTTGGAAATACTAGCAAACAAAAATCAGTAATGATTGATGACTGgtactactccataattaattactagttTCTTCCAAGTTACATACTTACTTTATACATACCTAATTTCTCTCTTAAATTATCAAATGCATCCACCCACATTTACCATATATTTCGAAATGATAATACAGTTAATGAGCCCAATCTTCAAAAACTGCACAACAATGAGAATCATATGGACGGTAAGTTTTGGCTCTAAGCATTTCTTttgtactataaaaaataaaaccatataGCATGCATGTAAGTTTAGTCTTTAAGCATTTCATTTGTATAAATAACTTACATAAATAACTTACATCTAAGTTGGATTggaccattttttttatcatggactttaattttaaatactaagTTTAAATGGCGTgttcaattgctaactttcttaagttgttaactcatcaatacagtgtattaaaaatgtcaacataatgacattacaatgtcaacacatgattttgttgacatttcaatatattgGATTGGcattatgtgttgatatttttaatacgttgcgttgatgagttagcagagttagcaaCATAAAAAGTCagcaatataacgcacccctaatattaattattaactatTAGTCTATCATGATATCTATCACAGATTCTATCATACACACGGCACAACACAACAATGGATCACTCCTAATTGAAACATTACTAATCTTTTTTCCTATTTCCCTTTACATATTTCTACTATgctttttatattggtttattTTACATAAGTTACATATAGCCAGCAAAGCATTATGATTAGACCATGAAAACAAACCACATGGTAAATGATGTGACTAAAATTCTTGAAACAGTGCCATCACCATTACCATTGTCAAATTCTATGATAGGCCACCACCTTTTAGCATGCAAGAAAAAAATGCTTTATTCCAACATCCCTAAAACTATAATACCCCTTTTGGCATCACATGATAGTTTTGTTTTCTAATTTCATGGTTAGGATTATGTCTTGCTTCATAATAGGTCCACTTTTGTGAAAACTAATGATTTCATAACATTTAAGTGAAGACTGATATATTAGATCACacacaattaaaacaaaaccGAAATGATGATTTAAGATCGATATAATTACATATCCGGTTGTCATagctatttatatattaaattttgattaaagatctctttatcattattattattgttgttgttaaAAGAAGCACATGACCTAGTGACTTACCAATTTAGTCTACACTTAGTGATTTTATACAAATACTTACTACATTAGTTTTTCGCCTGGTCTATGGTTTATAAACAACctaacaaatactactataaaatctCGGTGTTGAACAATTATAATGATATttgataggagtattaaatttttggattCTGGTaatagatttttaatttttcatatttttggtattggatttttaggtttttcatatatttttatgtaattttggaattttcagATAGATTTCATAGTTTGGATTTCAGATTTTCAAACAATTCAGATCatattagatttatttttcataacatTTTGGTTTTTGGATCGGATTGATCGATCCGATCCGAAATCCAAATGTTCACTCCTATTCCTCATGCCAATCAATcgattataaaaatatcttactGAATAAGCTGCTCAATGATCTAATTAAATTGTCAAAGGTTGAAAACCAATATATTATCCATATCATATTATAACAGAAtcccttttattttaataaataaaaataagccCAATACTTGGATTTGTTTTAAAGCCTAATCTTATTCTTTTGTAGAGATAGAGCCCAATTCTCAATCGTCCCCAATATGCGTTACATATAAGCCTATATccattttaatcattttccttCCAAATATTGCATTTAGAATCAACCCATaccaatattattattattattattattattattattattattattattattattattattattattattattattattattattatcattattattattattattgttattattattattattattattattattttttcctttaatttcaaattttctgatttattttatatttgacaAGTTCACCAACTACATATAATTTGTAACTTTGTAATTATCAATGTACGACTGATATAACAGTTGTAATATGTCCCAAcgtaataaaaattatagaacagaaatattcaacattttcaaaaacgtcgataaataaaattatttggtaacgattacaaaattatttggtAACGATTTCAAAGAGATCAGCTTCAGACATCTGATCACAATCTCTTTTATTGTATTCTTCGTTACACCATTGCTTCCATTTCCCATCGATTTTTCCCATCGAAAAGAGCTCTTGACTGTCCAATTCATTGAACGGCGCCGTATTGGTGCTTGCATTCTTGTTCATGAAGCATGGGTTCTGAGTTCTTCGCGAATTCGCGGGACCATATTTGAAAGGGCTCTGACCAAGATTTACCACCACTGAAACGTCGCTGTTTGCAGCCAGCGTAGGATATAGTGGGTGTCCGAATTCCTCCCTCTTGCACCGGATCTCGTAAACTAGCTTCGAATTTAGAGTGAAGAAAACCTTTTTATGGTTTGGATCGAAACCACAACCAATCACGTTTCCGGTCCTGCCCCATTCTCCGTTTTCGGATTTGCCCACGAGCTTCGTTCCTGTAGGTAGAGAATACTTAGAGGCGCAAGTCAAttctcatttaaaaataactcAGCATAACTTCGAGAGAAGGGGTGCCTTGTTACAAAACTTAAGATGTGGGACAATATTTAGAGATTTTAACATGCCCCATATGTGTGGGCCGGCAATGaacatcggacttccatcgCGTAGTTTGATAAGACAAGTGATAAGATCTATTATCAACGTGGACCGGAATTATCATCGAATTTCCACACTGGTAAGTGAGGTAACTAAAGAAATTCATCATCTACTTGGGTCCGATCTGATAattatattagaaatgagcTACTTACCCTCCTTAAAAGGTCTCATAAAAAGGTTGGATTATCCACTCTTATATAGATGAGATAGGATAATCAACAAGTCAAACTTCTTTTACAAACTGTGAATTTTAATAGTTACAGATACTATGTACACACTTGGCCCATTTTGTTATTGTAAAGATGATAagtaatcataaaaataaaaatgaaaatatttaaaagtatgGTCAATGAATAAACTAATTAGTAATTACTCCTAAAACTTAGTAGTTGTGAATTGCAGACAAAAATATGATCAGTTCACAAGCAAAGAGTTTCATAATGTAAgagtaacttttttaatcattatGAAAATCTTAATAGtcattatttactttataacaacaaaagaaaaattatattaattccCTTTTTCAAATTAGTCAAACCAGATTTTGATTTATGCAATCTACTCAGCAATAAATTTGACCTAAtttctccaagatttaccatatcaaattttgtaaacGTGTGgtaaatgatgataaataatgtttgACCTAAATGCATAATGTCtataacaattaaaatcatctaatgttttttaaataaacccacttttaatgcaaataaaccaaaaaaatctttaaaaaaaatgtaatcaaGATTGAAGAATTACCATCAAGATAGACTGAACCAGTTGAATCAAAGCCAACAGATCCCAGAAAGCTGCCTGGATTATTCAATGGGAAATGTGAATCGCTTCCCCCAATCAAACCTATAGCCACCAAAAAACTCTCATCATCAACCTCAACCTCTTCCAATTTCTCTGGCGTAATCTTGTTTTTCACCTCCATTTCTTCACCATG harbors:
- the LOC125224076 gene encoding uncharacterized protein LOC125224076; the protein is MKISWIYITLISVSALVIILLILIIIRKKCSKPTTPTDLATIDTEKRDTSVKEGSNKRRSVVRQRKRFFSWSDHPSLSAEAVENGWQRFALVAGDDGEGSNVEMSWEVFDDSVDYMQKIRLARTTSFCLVRSALPLPGPQFANTSFPKEAYFEIRVLPNHHGEEMEVKNKITPEKLEEVEVDDESFLVAIGLIGGSDSHFPLNNPGSFLGSVGFDSTGSVYLDGTKLVGKSENGEWGRTGNVIGCGFDPNHKKVFFTLNSKLVYEIRCKREEFGHPLYPTLAANSDVSVVVNLGQSPFKYGPANSRRTQNPCFMNKNASTNTAPFNELDSQELFSMGKIDGKWKQWCNEEYNKRDCDQMSEADLFEIVTK